In Candidatus Nanosynbacter lyticus, one genomic interval encodes:
- a CDS encoding prepilin peptidase — MMKFMIAGFLGAILGSFVGAQVWRLRARQLAEDKKAGEKVDQKELKRLSPLIKKVSKDRSRCLSCGHELSFCDLIPVFSWVIRLGKCRYCKNFIGWTEILLEVAMAGLFVLSVVFWPGSLMDFWQVLLLALWLSGLVLLAILFVYDLKWLLLPDVINIPFIILGFIFSIINLALSNDFTKSLTSLLGSVVILSGIYLLLYLFSKYRYGEEKTWVGFGDVKLGLGLALFLGNWLLAFAALFAANLIGTLLVLPSMLKGKLQATSRICFGPLLIVGFLLAWFFSQQILAWGFLIV; from the coding sequence ATGATGAAATTTATGATAGCAGGGTTTTTAGGCGCCATATTGGGTAGCTTTGTAGGGGCGCAGGTTTGGCGTTTGCGTGCTCGTCAGTTAGCTGAGGATAAAAAGGCTGGTGAGAAGGTTGACCAGAAAGAATTAAAGAGGCTCTCTCCACTAATAAAGAAAGTTTCTAAGGATCGTTCTCGCTGTCTATCTTGCGGCCACGAATTGTCATTTTGTGATCTCATACCAGTTTTCAGTTGGGTGATTAGGCTGGGAAAGTGCCGATATTGTAAGAATTTTATTGGTTGGACGGAAATTCTGCTAGAAGTAGCCATGGCTGGATTATTTGTCTTGTCTGTAGTATTTTGGCCAGGATCATTGATGGATTTTTGGCAGGTTTTGCTACTGGCTTTGTGGTTAAGCGGTTTAGTTTTACTGGCAATTTTATTTGTTTATGATCTCAAATGGCTGCTTCTACCTGATGTCATAAATATTCCGTTTATTATTTTGGGATTTATTTTTTCAATAATAAACTTGGCGCTATCTAATGATTTTACAAAGAGCCTGACGTCTCTTTTAGGGTCGGTTGTAATTTTAAGTGGCATTTATTTGCTACTTTATCTTTTCTCAAAATACCGCTATGGAGAGGAAAAAACTTGGGTTGGTTTTGGTGATGTTAAGCTTGGTTTGGGGTTGGCTTTATTCTTGGGTAATTGGTTGTTGGCTTTTGCGGCTTTATTCGCAGCTAATTTAATCGGTACGTTGCTAGTCCTTCCTTCAATGCTAAAGGGTAAATTACAGGCAACTTCAAGAATTTGCTTCGGTCCGTTATTGATTGTAGGGTTTTTATTGGCATGGTTTTTTAGTCAACAAATTTTAGCATGGGGCTTTCTTATCGTCTAA
- a CDS encoding type II secretion system F family protein, with protein sequence MKKYNYEARDSASNKIVKSVVQAESENAAAKLLTTQGFVPLKIELQDDKTGFFAKLSGRITTKDKVVFTRQLATLIGAGLPLSQSLRTVQEQTTNKRMQEIVQEIISDVEGGKSLSDSFAKHPEAFNKVYVALVAAGETSGTMDESLKRLAAQQEKDAAMMSKIRGAMMYPSIVLAVIILVVGFMLFTVVPQVEGLYRDLNKGLPFITLIMINVANFFIHFWWLALLVMIIGGYFLVQYLKTEQGIRTKDTFKLNVPLFKGMFRKMYMARFSRTGQVLLSTGVPMLDMLRISSDAVNNMIISEGIIRAADKVKGGKALSASLSNEEYFLTMVPQMIKIGEQSGKIDEMMGKTAQVYEDELDEEIRALSTAIEPVLMVFLALVAGTMVAAILFPIYSLVGNINIH encoded by the coding sequence ATGAAGAAGTACAATTACGAAGCCAGAGATAGTGCTAGTAATAAAATTGTTAAATCTGTAGTTCAGGCTGAAAGTGAAAATGCTGCTGCAAAGTTATTGACGACGCAGGGTTTTGTACCCTTAAAAATTGAACTACAAGATGATAAAACGGGTTTCTTTGCAAAGTTATCTGGTAGAATCACTACTAAAGATAAAGTGGTGTTCACTCGTCAGCTAGCGACACTTATTGGGGCGGGCTTGCCATTATCTCAGAGTCTTAGGACGGTTCAGGAGCAGACTACTAATAAGCGGATGCAAGAAATCGTTCAAGAGATTATCTCTGATGTGGAGGGTGGTAAATCATTGTCTGACTCATTTGCTAAGCACCCGGAGGCTTTCAATAAGGTGTACGTGGCGCTGGTTGCAGCTGGTGAAACTTCAGGTACAATGGACGAATCTTTGAAAAGGCTAGCCGCTCAGCAGGAAAAAGATGCTGCCATGATGAGCAAGATCCGTGGTGCTATGATGTATCCATCAATTGTCTTGGCGGTGATTATCTTAGTGGTTGGTTTTATGTTGTTTACAGTGGTGCCACAGGTTGAGGGACTATATCGCGACTTAAATAAAGGTCTGCCGTTCATAACATTAATCATGATTAATGTGGCTAATTTTTTTATTCACTTTTGGTGGCTCGCATTGTTGGTAATGATTATTGGCGGCTATTTTTTGGTACAATACCTAAAAACCGAGCAGGGCATTAGAACTAAAGACACATTTAAGCTTAATGTTCCATTATTTAAGGGGATGTTCCGAAAAATGTATATGGCGCGGTTTTCCAGAACAGGCCAAGTTCTGCTAAGCACTGGTGTGCCGATGCTTGATATGCTTCGTATTTCGTCGGATGCAGTCAATAACATGATTATTAGCGAAGGTATTATCCGAGCAGCGGATAAGGTAAAGGGCGGAAAAGCCCTCTCGGCATCTTTGTCGAATGAGGAATATTTCTTAACGATGGTGCCACAAATGATTAAAATCGGCGAGCAGTCGGGTAAGATTGACGAAATGATGGGGAAAACTGCTCAGGTGTATGAAGACGAGCTTGATGAAGAGATCCGCGCTTTATCGACCGCTATAGAGCCGGTTCTGATGGTATTTCTAGCATTAGTTGCCGGTACGATGGTTGCTGCAATACTATTCCCAATCTATAGTTTGGTTGGCAATATAAATATTCACTAG
- a CDS encoding type II secretion system protein, whose translation MGNKQKGFTIIEVILFVAISGLLTSMLMVGVNISINRQQYRDSVQSYAGFLRNEYSKVVNVENDRSKSVCPIDGADGRSETARGQSDCVIVGRYITTFGPLGSTDGNSYRAYPVYAYRSDKGSAWVYRRGAESDKYTVNWQAKTRFSSQPKNSAYISILMYRHPETGQLDIRTDTSRFGDNLTDFVNNKNSAGIVQSAGEQRQQREICIYDDGWLPNERLSIFLRSYAASADAVIVGNATGGCADA comes from the coding sequence ATGGGCAATAAACAAAAAGGTTTTACTATAATTGAAGTTATTTTGTTTGTGGCTATTTCTGGCTTGCTCACTTCTATGCTTATGGTGGGTGTTAACATATCAATTAATCGTCAGCAATATCGCGACTCAGTTCAGTCTTATGCTGGCTTTTTGCGTAATGAGTACTCAAAAGTCGTTAATGTTGAAAATGATAGATCGAAAAGTGTCTGTCCAATTGACGGTGCAGACGGTAGGTCGGAGACTGCACGCGGTCAGTCGGATTGTGTGATTGTTGGTCGCTATATTACTACATTTGGTCCACTAGGGTCAACTGACGGTAATTCCTATAGAGCATATCCTGTTTATGCATACCGATCAGATAAGGGCAGCGCTTGGGTATATCGGCGCGGTGCTGAATCTGACAAATATACCGTGAATTGGCAGGCAAAGACTAGATTTTCTAGCCAGCCTAAAAATAGCGCTTATATATCCATCTTAATGTATCGACATCCAGAAACAGGACAATTAGACATCAGGACGGACACTAGTAGATTTGGCGATAATTTAACGGATTTTGTTAATAATAAGAATAGTGCAGGCATAGTACAGTCCGCTGGCGAGCAGCGCCAACAGCGGGAAATTTGTATTTATGATGATGGTTGGTTGCCGAATGAGCGGCTTTCTATCTTTTTGCGTTCATATGCAGCCTCTGCTGATGCGGTTATCGTAGGGAACGCTACCGGAGGGTGTGCTGATGCGTAA
- the pilM gene encoding type IV pilus assembly protein PilM, translating into MKLAKGLGDFFGLDIDTNAVRVVQLSRAGTGWSLSHYGYTPVDSKISSGDSPEARRRLGEAIMTAVGQAGIKTSNVAVGLPSNKTFSTVIDVPKVSEQELKAMMKYQVDQYIPMPLDEAEVDWVMLGDSLHAQNQYEILLTSTAKTYAEERLELVEGLGFNVIAEEPNAIAMARSLLVSDSQDARLIINVGENSTDLAVVYNGAPRLIRMIPTGLSSLVRAAVQNLNVQEDQARQFILKFGLAPDKLDGQVLRAIDSTLDSFSSELVKSIKFFQTRYPNVAVSGILLSGFGSAIPQMDSYVMNKAGIQSITADPWQRVQVSQTDQQQLAPIASEFAIAVGLAQRSNMS; encoded by the coding sequence ATGAAATTAGCAAAAGGGTTGGGCGACTTCTTCGGACTAGACATCGACACAAATGCTGTGCGAGTGGTTCAGTTGTCTCGTGCTGGCACGGGATGGAGTTTGTCTCATTATGGTTACACGCCAGTTGATTCTAAGATATCAAGTGGTGATTCTCCCGAGGCGCGGCGACGTCTAGGGGAGGCAATTATGACTGCCGTCGGTCAGGCTGGTATTAAGACGTCTAATGTGGCCGTTGGATTGCCGTCAAATAAAACGTTTTCGACTGTGATTGACGTGCCAAAAGTTTCTGAGCAGGAACTAAAGGCGATGATGAAATATCAGGTTGACCAGTATATACCGATGCCGTTAGACGAAGCAGAAGTTGACTGGGTAATGTTGGGTGATAGTCTTCATGCTCAGAATCAATATGAAATTTTGCTGACAAGTACAGCAAAAACTTACGCAGAAGAAAGGCTAGAGTTGGTTGAGGGGCTTGGCTTTAATGTGATAGCCGAGGAACCAAACGCTATTGCTATGGCTCGTTCTCTGCTGGTTTCTGATTCTCAGGATGCTCGCTTAATTATTAACGTGGGTGAAAATTCGACAGATTTAGCAGTGGTATATAATGGTGCGCCAAGGTTGATTCGTATGATTCCAACTGGACTCTCATCATTGGTCCGCGCAGCTGTTCAGAATTTAAACGTACAAGAAGATCAGGCTCGTCAGTTTATTCTTAAATTTGGTTTGGCTCCAGATAAATTAGACGGCCAAGTGTTAAGGGCAATTGATTCGACTTTGGATAGTTTTTCCTCAGAGCTGGTTAAATCTATTAAGTTTTTCCAGACTAGGTATCCTAATGTAGCGGTTTCTGGTATTTTACTGTCTGGTTTTGGCTCGGCTATTCCGCAGATGGATAGTTATGTAATGAATAAGGCTGGCATCCAGTCAATTACCGCCGACCCTTGGCAGCGAGTTCAGGTGTCTCAGACTGATCAGCAACAATTGGCGCCGATTGCCTCAGAATTTGCTATTGCTGTTGGTTTAGCACAGAGGAGTAACATGTCATGA
- a CDS encoding type IV pilus twitching motility protein PilT, whose product MNNQELRIEILLEEVVKKRASDLHIQVGLPPMLRIDGALVPASGTQPLDEPAVERLVFQILDEDQRQILLKDKEFDFSFAFGTLGRFRVNAFHERGNLAAALRLIPNEIKSASELGMPPVVNSFADFPRGLVLVTGPTGSGKSTTLAALVDKINSERSQHIITIEDPIEFTHKSKKSVVVQREVHYDTYSFSAALRSSLRQDPDVVLIGEMRDLETISAAITIAETGHLVFATLHTNSAAQSIDRMIDVFPPHQQPQIRAQLSNILMAICSQRLVPAIGGGRVVAAEVLIANPAVRNIIREGKSHQLDAVIQTGADQGMQTMDRTLVNLVQNGTITYDNAREFAVDLTEFERLMRG is encoded by the coding sequence ATGAATAATCAAGAATTGCGAATTGAAATTTTACTAGAAGAGGTTGTTAAAAAACGCGCTTCTGACCTTCATATTCAAGTTGGGCTTCCGCCGATGCTTAGGATTGATGGCGCATTGGTGCCGGCGTCGGGCACTCAGCCACTTGATGAGCCAGCGGTTGAGCGACTGGTATTTCAGATACTTGATGAAGATCAGCGACAGATCTTACTGAAAGATAAAGAATTCGACTTTTCGTTTGCGTTTGGTACACTGGGTCGATTCCGAGTAAACGCTTTTCATGAGCGCGGCAATTTGGCTGCGGCTCTGCGTCTGATCCCGAACGAGATTAAGTCGGCGTCTGAACTCGGTATGCCACCGGTTGTAAATTCATTTGCTGATTTTCCACGCGGTTTAGTGTTAGTGACTGGTCCAACCGGCTCTGGTAAGTCGACGACCTTGGCAGCATTGGTTGATAAAATCAACTCTGAGCGCTCACAGCATATCATTACAATTGAAGATCCGATTGAGTTTACGCATAAATCAAAGAAGTCGGTGGTGGTCCAGCGTGAAGTTCACTACGATACTTACTCATTTTCAGCAGCGTTACGATCCAGCTTACGTCAGGATCCAGATGTTGTGCTGATCGGTGAGATGCGTGACCTGGAGACTATTTCAGCAGCCATTACTATCGCTGAAACTGGACACTTGGTATTTGCAACTCTACACACCAACTCAGCAGCACAGTCAATTGACCGTATGATTGACGTGTTCCCGCCGCATCAGCAGCCACAAATTCGGGCTCAGCTATCAAACATTTTGATGGCTATCTGTTCGCAGCGTTTGGTGCCGGCTATCGGGGGTGGTCGTGTAGTTGCGGCAGAAGTTTTGATTGCCAATCCAGCAGTGCGTAATATTATTCGCGAAGGTAAATCACATCAGCTAGACGCGGTTATTCAGACCGGTGCCGATCAAGGAATGCAGACGATGGACCGAACGCTGGTCAACCTGGTGCAGAATGGTACGATTACGTACGATAATGCGCGTGAGTTTGCGGTTGACTTGACGGAATTTGAGAGGCTAATGAGGGGGTAG
- a CDS encoding PulJ/GspJ family protein — translation MRKFNRGDTIVEVLLGVTIFSMVAVITLETMNRGMAISQYALETTLVRQQVDAQAEMLRYAHDTKSDIWKKLVDNNAVSVSSVNDNEGGLGAESCPDNFSNKEFALAATPSLGSKISILNNPGDYKPAETYARVDSGTKKTYGIAVRLVKPSTAIGSRDSNKYDAYIKACWMPVGSKMPATIGTIVRLYDSGR, via the coding sequence ATGCGTAAATTTAACAGGGGTGATACTATCGTAGAAGTGCTGCTTGGTGTAACGATTTTTAGCATGGTTGCTGTTATTACGTTAGAAACTATGAATCGGGGCATGGCTATTTCCCAGTATGCCTTAGAGACGACGTTGGTGCGTCAGCAGGTTGATGCGCAGGCAGAAATGCTAAGATATGCTCACGACACAAAGAGTGATATTTGGAAAAAGTTGGTTGATAATAACGCCGTAAGTGTTTCCTCGGTTAATGACAATGAGGGTGGCTTGGGTGCAGAAAGCTGTCCTGACAACTTTTCTAATAAAGAGTTTGCCTTGGCTGCGACACCTTCACTCGGCTCTAAGATCAGTATTTTAAATAATCCAGGCGATTATAAACCGGCAGAAACTTATGCGCGAGTTGATAGTGGTACTAAAAAAACATATGGAATAGCGGTTAGGCTTGTTAAGCCGAGTACAGCTATAGGTAGTAGGGATAGCAATAAATATGATGCGTACATAAAAGCTTGCTGGATGCCAGTTGGTAGTAAAATGCCAGCAACAATTGGTACGATTGTGAGGTTGTATGACTCGGGTCGATAA
- a CDS encoding type II secretion system protein: MVNKDNKKGFTIIEVVLVLAIAGLIFAMVFIALPALQRSQHDQSRKNDASTVAAAITNWNSANRNGGTFNEESLRKYVDKLDQYDKNSELKVVATGSSMSVAGNEIKVMRGRKCPSSMPAPSADDPANITLENGSSRNAAVVVLLENNGSQKQLYCQDV; the protein is encoded by the coding sequence ATGGTAAATAAAGACAACAAAAAAGGATTTACAATCATCGAGGTAGTTTTAGTCCTGGCTATTGCTGGACTTATCTTCGCGATGGTATTTATCGCATTACCAGCTTTGCAGCGCAGCCAGCATGACCAGTCGAGAAAGAATGACGCCTCAACAGTTGCTGCAGCTATTACTAACTGGAATTCTGCCAACCGTAACGGCGGAACCTTCAACGAGGAATCTTTACGCAAATATGTTGATAAACTTGATCAATATGATAAGAATTCAGAGCTGAAGGTGGTCGCTACCGGTTCATCAATGTCGGTTGCTGGTAATGAGATTAAGGTGATGCGCGGCCGTAAGTGTCCGTCCAGTATGCCGGCTCCATCTGCAGACGATCCAGCAAACATTACCTTAGAGAATGGCTCCTCGCGCAATGCTGCCGTCGTGGTGTTGTTGGAGAACAATGGATCTCAGAAACAATTGTACTGTCAGGATGTATAG
- a CDS encoding PulJ/GspJ family protein, translated as MTRVDKQGFTLVELMLAMAFISILLLSITMVGVQAGRMYSRGVVLRDINQAGRDISDTIRRDFLQANANKIDGSGLRVPNNSSWATGRLCLGSHSYVWNNPRYLDDPSLLGANRLFKVDGNPINLVRVVDADGGLCKKDGSGKYPEMVDLAKSSNLLRSISSGDGSIGMHDVTLEKITSDDSREALYKLTFTLGTSKMSEIRNSSCKDPSETDNNFDFCSINKFEMIVRTNG; from the coding sequence ATGACTCGGGTCGATAAACAGGGATTCACACTTGTTGAGTTAATGCTTGCGATGGCATTTATCTCGATTCTTCTATTGTCAATTACTATGGTGGGCGTTCAGGCGGGCAGAATGTATAGCCGGGGTGTGGTGCTGCGTGATATTAATCAGGCAGGGCGAGACATCTCCGATACAATTCGACGAGATTTTTTGCAGGCAAACGCCAATAAGATTGATGGTTCTGGTCTGAGAGTGCCGAACAATAGCAGTTGGGCAACTGGTCGGCTCTGTCTGGGGTCTCATTCGTATGTTTGGAACAACCCGAGATATTTGGACGATCCGAGCCTGCTGGGTGCAAATAGGCTATTTAAGGTTGACGGTAATCCGATAAACTTGGTGCGGGTAGTTGACGCTGACGGTGGCTTGTGTAAGAAAGATGGGTCCGGTAAGTATCCAGAGATGGTTGATTTAGCAAAATCATCAAACTTACTTAGGTCTATAAGTAGCGGTGATGGCTCGATTGGCATGCATGACGTTACATTGGAGAAAATCACATCGGACGATTCCAGGGAAGCCCTTTACAAGTTGACCTTTACTTTAGGGACAAGTAAGATGAGTGAAATTAGAAATTCTTCTTGTAAAGATCCGAGCGAGACAGATAATAATTTTGATTTCTGTTCTATAAATAAATTTGAAATGATTGTGAGGACAAATGGGTAG
- a CDS encoding GspE/PulE family protein yields MALLTDDIQDKLIELLINEGLIEKSVIDDALKRASENNKPLFSLLSEEGLLDNELLVHGVAQVSGVPYVNLSNSVISQDILSLLSSDVAERFMAVPLAEVQNRLAVAMIDANNVQAVDYLSNRIQRPIKVFMASEESVRHVLDQYKTDLSSVNVAAEASQEESLSEAGNIKTIVQDSPISRALSTILEYAVRSHASDVHIEPLEKALKIRCRVDGVLREIMQLPKSIEPALVSRIKILSNLKIDEHRMPQDGQFAVNVAGKEVDLRIAISPVVWGEQVVVRLLDKSGSSFNLEDMGYAGRALRTIRKGIKRPNGMILTSGPTGSGKSTSLYALIKEIKNDTVNIVTLEDPVEYKMDGVNQIQVNAEVGLTFASGLRSILRQDPDIVMVGEIRDNETANLAIQAALTGHLVFSTLHTNSAAGVLPRLLDMGIEPFLIASTVNTIIGQRLVRRVARRRDIYQSSPLETQAIREAVGGLLPQTKEQVAQFAQDLGYESLPLATQTSFALARGKDTPQTPRGYSGRAGLYEVMDITEEIQNLIVKRATSAEIQRMAIQQGMITMRQDGYLKALNGITTIEEVNRVAADTA; encoded by the coding sequence ATGGCTTTACTGACGGACGATATTCAGGACAAATTGATTGAGCTGCTGATAAACGAAGGACTTATTGAGAAGTCTGTTATTGATGACGCCTTAAAACGTGCTTCTGAGAATAATAAGCCACTGTTTAGCTTGCTGAGCGAAGAGGGGCTGCTTGATAATGAGCTTTTAGTCCATGGCGTGGCTCAGGTTTCGGGTGTGCCATATGTTAACTTGTCTAATAGTGTTATTAGTCAGGATATTTTATCTCTGTTGTCTTCTGATGTTGCTGAACGTTTTATGGCGGTGCCTCTAGCAGAAGTTCAAAACCGTCTAGCAGTGGCGATGATTGACGCCAATAATGTCCAGGCGGTTGACTATCTGTCGAATCGTATTCAGCGACCAATTAAAGTCTTTATGGCCTCAGAAGAGAGTGTACGTCACGTCCTTGATCAATATAAAACTGATTTATCATCTGTTAATGTGGCAGCTGAAGCGTCCCAAGAAGAATCTCTGTCGGAAGCTGGCAATATTAAAACTATTGTTCAGGATTCGCCCATTTCACGGGCATTATCGACTATTTTGGAATATGCTGTAAGAAGCCATGCTTCGGATGTTCATATTGAGCCATTAGAAAAAGCCTTGAAAATTCGTTGTCGGGTTGATGGTGTTTTGCGCGAGATTATGCAACTACCAAAAAGTATTGAGCCGGCTTTGGTGAGTCGTATTAAAATTCTTTCCAACCTAAAAATTGACGAACATCGTATGCCACAGGATGGTCAATTTGCGGTTAATGTTGCGGGTAAGGAAGTTGACTTGCGTATTGCTATTTCTCCGGTTGTTTGGGGTGAACAGGTGGTTGTTCGTTTGTTAGACAAGAGTGGGAGCTCTTTTAATCTGGAAGATATGGGTTATGCTGGGCGCGCTCTACGGACAATTCGCAAGGGAATTAAGCGTCCTAATGGTATGATTCTGACATCTGGTCCAACTGGCTCTGGTAAGTCCACCAGCTTATATGCGTTAATTAAAGAAATTAAGAATGATACTGTTAATATTGTGACGCTTGAGGATCCGGTTGAGTATAAGATGGACGGAGTGAACCAAATTCAGGTTAACGCGGAAGTTGGATTAACGTTTGCTTCTGGACTTCGCTCGATTTTGCGTCAAGATCCAGACATCGTGATGGTGGGTGAGATCCGCGACAACGAGACAGCCAATCTAGCGATTCAAGCAGCGTTAACGGGGCATCTGGTGTTCTCGACGCTGCACACTAATTCTGCCGCCGGCGTGTTGCCGCGATTGCTCGACATGGGGATTGAGCCGTTTCTTATTGCCAGTACAGTCAATACGATTATTGGGCAGCGTCTAGTTAGGCGAGTGGCACGTCGGCGTGATATATATCAATCGTCACCTCTGGAAACACAGGCAATTCGGGAGGCGGTTGGTGGATTATTGCCTCAGACAAAAGAGCAGGTTGCCCAGTTTGCACAAGATTTGGGCTATGAAAGTCTGCCGCTGGCAACGCAGACCTCATTTGCCTTAGCAAGGGGTAAGGATACGCCTCAAACTCCGCGCGGTTACTCTGGTCGAGCCGGTCTATATGAAGTGATGGATATTACTGAGGAAATTCAGAATTTAATCGTTAAGCGTGCTACGTCAGCTGAAATCCAGCGAATGGCGATTCAGCAAGGCATGATTACGATGCGCCAGGATGGATACCTGAAGGCGTTAAACGGAATAACGACAATAGAAGAAGTTAATAGAGTAGCGGCGGATACCGCGTAA